A part of Primulina eburnea isolate SZY01 chromosome 10, ASM2296580v1, whole genome shotgun sequence genomic DNA contains:
- the LOC140842966 gene encoding uncharacterized protein, which yields MDITPTPMEILLARFQSLHPPMLKGIENALDCENWLENMDQLFESLEYPDDRRIKLVVHQLLDVAKSWWIMTKKALEGRGTIVTWDIFKFEFYQRFFPTSYKKDRGAEFANLKRRNLNIEDYVAKFSNLLRFAPHVASDEEAKADHFINGLNPDIFTLVNSGRSNTFAEALDLSKGAEI from the coding sequence ATGGATATAACtccgactccgatggagatactGTTAGCCAGATTTCAGTCTTTGCACCCACCGATGTTGAAGGGTATAGAGAATGCGTTagattgtgagaactggttgGAGAATATGGATCAATTATTTGAATCTCTTGAGTATCCAGACGATCGTAGAATCAAGTTAGTTGTTCATCAGTTATTAGATGTTGCTAAGAGTTGGTGGATCATGACAAAGAAAGCTTTAGAGGGTCGAGGTACGATTGTTACCTGggatatatttaaatttgaattttatcagcgtttctttcctacCTCTTACAAGAAAGAtaggggagccgagtttgcaaatttaAAGCGGAGAAATCTGAATATTGAGGACTATGTTGCTAAGTTCTCGAATTTACtgagatttgctcctcatgtagcatCTGATGAAGAAGCTAAGGCCGATCacttcataaatggtcttaatcctgatatctttaccttggtaaatAGTGGAAGGTCTAATACTTTTGCTGAGGCTCTTGATCTATCCAAGGGAGCTGAAATCTGA